Proteins found in one Pseudodesulfovibrio sp. S3 genomic segment:
- a CDS encoding 4Fe-4S dicluster domain-containing protein: MAQQFAMVIDAAKCIDCKGCVASCKVANDVPEGQFRNWIKQTGEPAVPGKSDGRARFQPGACMHCERPTCVEACPTGATYKDPETGIVVIDETLCIGCGNCIPACPYDARFRNTVSRKADKCNYCPERRAAGLQPACVDTCPTKARVFGDINDPASAAGILYNANKARLTRVAARTDTKPNMYYIGDPGPGEWGREAVVPASMVAMKESAPFIKGIVALSGLGVLAMLGRQLLVGSSDDHKEDTDA; this comes from the coding sequence ATGGCTCAACAATTCGCCATGGTCATCGATGCGGCCAAGTGCATCGACTGCAAGGGGTGCGTGGCTTCCTGCAAGGTGGCCAATGATGTGCCCGAAGGCCAGTTCCGCAACTGGATCAAACAGACCGGCGAACCGGCGGTTCCCGGAAAATCCGACGGCAGGGCCAGGTTCCAGCCCGGAGCCTGTATGCATTGCGAACGGCCCACCTGCGTGGAGGCCTGTCCCACAGGTGCCACCTACAAGGACCCGGAGACCGGTATCGTGGTCATTGACGAAACCCTGTGCATCGGCTGCGGCAACTGTATTCCGGCCTGTCCCTACGATGCCCGTTTTCGCAACACGGTTTCGCGCAAGGCGGACAAGTGCAATTACTGTCCCGAACGCCGGGCAGCAGGCCTTCAGCCCGCGTGCGTGGACACCTGTCCGACCAAGGCGCGCGTGTTCGGAGACATCAACGACCCTGCGAGTGCGGCGGGTATCCTGTATAATGCGAACAAGGCGCGGCTGACCCGCGTGGCCGCCAGGACAGACACCAAGCCCAACATGTATTATATCGGCGACCCCGGACCGGGCGAGTGGGGCCGCGAGGCCGTGGTGCCCGCGTCCATGGTGGCCATGAAGGAGTCCGCTCCGTTCATCAAGGGCATTGTGGCCCTGTCCGGCCTGGGCGTACTCGCCATGCTCGGTCGTCAGTTGCTGGTCGGTTCGAGCGATGATCACAAGGAGGACACAGATGCCTAA
- a CDS encoding cytochrome b/b6 domain-containing protein, protein MPNTLFKRHDKSDIFIHWFNAACWLLLLLTGVGLIRNPAIDPFGSGYPEAMRSLVGGGGNLLTIHEGIGIVWILGFLFYLLVNFRGARFFLAEVFAVSPARDMAWLLKKMVLMTLGPKALKMVGMDPELPDQGYYNMGQKAFAQASVVGGVVIAVTGVIMYLSDRTFGAEATGMVGWSVALHFISVGLVFAGLLVHIYMAAISPEERPGFKSMFTGVVPGNYAKHHHRLWWNKVKSEGEQVSE, encoded by the coding sequence ATGCCTAACACGCTCTTCAAACGGCATGACAAGTCCGATATCTTCATTCACTGGTTCAATGCGGCCTGCTGGCTGCTGCTCCTGCTCACCGGCGTGGGCTTGATCCGGAATCCTGCCATCGATCCGTTCGGTTCGGGGTATCCCGAGGCCATGCGTTCCCTGGTGGGCGGCGGCGGAAACCTGCTGACCATCCATGAGGGCATCGGGATCGTCTGGATATTGGGGTTCCTGTTCTATTTGCTGGTCAACTTCAGGGGAGCGAGGTTCTTCCTGGCCGAGGTCTTTGCAGTCAGTCCGGCCCGCGACATGGCCTGGCTGCTCAAGAAGATGGTCCTGATGACCCTGGGTCCCAAGGCCTTGAAAATGGTCGGCATGGACCCGGAGTTGCCTGACCAGGGATACTACAACATGGGTCAGAAGGCATTTGCCCAGGCATCCGTGGTGGGCGGTGTCGTCATTGCCGTCACCGGCGTGATCATGTACCTGTCCGACCGCACTTTCGGGGCCGAGGCCACCGGCATGGTCGGCTGGTCCGTGGCCCTGCACTTCATCAGCGTGGGCCTGGTTTTTGCGGGCCTGCTGGTGCATATCTACATGGCGGCCATTTCGCCGGAGGAACGGCCCGGCTTCAAGTCCATGTTCACCGGCGTGGTCCCCGGGAATTACGCCAAGCATCATCATCGTCTGTGGTGGAACAAGGTCAAGTCCGAGGGTGAGCAAGTCTCGGAATAG